Part of the Desulfolutivibrio sulfoxidireducens genome is shown below.
GGCTGGACAACTCGGTGCCGTATCAGTCCGCATAGAGACGCAATTCTTCAACCATAGTAAACATCAAATGTCACTTCGGAACACTTTAAATTTGCGTCCATATCAGCGTTTCTAACTATCTATTACACCCATCAAGCTACAACATCTCAAGCACCATTCCTGTATGCAACGCAACGTATTTCTATCTCTGCGCCAGCGGGGAGTCCTTTCACTTCAATGGCGAGTCTGGCGGGTTTGTTTTTCGGGAAAAATCCAGAGTACACCTCGTTTAGTTTCTTGAACATACTCATATCCGTCAAATAGATGTCGACGGATGGGACATTGTCGAAGTCAAGCCCGCACGCGGCAAGAACAGCGCGCACGTTGCACAGCGCCTGCATGGTTTGAGCTTCAAACCCTGAAACCAGTTTTCCTGTGACCGGATCAGCCCCGATTTGACCGCTCAGATAAATGACGGAACCCAAATCCACCGCTTGCGAATATGGCCCGATGGCAGCCGGGGCCTCATTTGACGATACGCTTTTCATCAGCAACTCCATTGAACTACAAACAGGAGGGAAAGACATCCCGCATATCCTCAACAGAATCGATGTGCCAGAGCCTTTCCCGCAACGCCGCGCACTTGGCCAAACCAACAACCGGACTGACAAGCTGTTCGAATTTCGTATTCAGTTCATCATCCGTTGGCGGGTTCTGGTGTTCCCACAGAGGCTCCAACCCACCCGAGAAATATTCCCGCCCTCCCTTCGTGGTAATGATGACTTCTGAAAATGTCTTGGCCGGAAAACGCGTTTCGAACTCTTCAGCCACTTCAACTTCGATCATGTCGGCAAGTCTGAGCACTCGCTCATCGGACAGCCTCGGCGGCAGCACCTGCTCACCGCTGATCTTGCCGTCGATCAAGGCCACCGCGATAGGATAGGTAATGTTATACTGCGCGGCGTCGGTATGTGTCGGATGCTCGCGACTCAATGATGCCGCCTTGGAAAAGGTGCGGATGCGCAACCGCGCGATATCATCCACCGCCACCCCGTGCTCCCGGACGATGTTCAATGCTCCGGTGATAGAGGCTTGAGCCCAGCGGCAGCAGCAGAAGGGTTTGAAGTACAAACCGAGCATCCTGTATTCACGCCCCAGCTCATCCGCAAGTTCTGGCACGGCCCCGAATTCCGGCGTGGGTGCGGTGAAGCCGTCTCGGGCGAGCAGAATGGACATCATGGACACAAGCG
Proteins encoded:
- a CDS encoding Rid family detoxifying hydrolase, producing MKSVSSNEAPAAIGPYSQAVDLGSVIYLSGQIGADPVTGKLVSGFEAQTMQALCNVRAVLAACGLDFDNVPSVDIYLTDMSMFKKLNEVYSGFFPKNKPARLAIEVKGLPAGAEIEIRCVAYRNGA
- a CDS encoding MmgE/PrpD family protein, translating into MSNTDKFLNFILGVQYDDIPEIVRHQGRRCLLDTMGALLAGAATPLAKLSAKVAMDHFQGGGCTLVANKKKVSPAGASLANGFASNALDAEHGYRPAQGRPGAALIPVLLASAEMMSPAPTGKEFLVAAIVGYEVAIRAGMMLNANPASVYTSGAWGAVGATAGAGRLLGLERGVLREALGATDYHGPIGLIAKGVATPCMAKDGIGWGALVSMMSILLARDGFTAPTPEFGAVPELADELGREYRMLGLYFKPFCCCRWAQASITGALNIVREHGVAVDDIARLRIRTFSKAASLSREHPTHTDAAQYNITYPIAVALIDGKISGEQVLPPRLSDERVLRLADMIEVEVAEEFETRFPAKTFSEVIITTKGGREYFSGGLEPLWEHQNPPTDDELNTKFEQLVSPVVGLAKCAALRERLWHIDSVEDMRDVFPSCL